A single window of Euwallacea similis isolate ESF13 chromosome 25, ESF131.1, whole genome shotgun sequence DNA harbors:
- the LOC136416889 gene encoding uncharacterized protein isoform X1: MNFAPFGVPLSAALPVATQFSAGKITQSVTTANGQVVGVLQGGENGIHYIRPLDASAFAQAPSSPTGGQQGQTVITLPITMPGSKPGDPQQTVQIQVVNPAQTSGGNSPKYQLSQIPIQTFGQGATVLTVAYNGNQEGLQILDGGQSGLEGMTVVAALQPQDIQLLQAQIEHQQTQQQQQPQQEDKDESDKSVEVPMPVALIKTEMCKDGEMPQQTEPEAIHVPAQYLQNISSLQEYLQKVQAAQTLPLTSLHQFLKFNGAPEIKREFTEDGVIETVSIANPDDHFNLQEHLIMNSISEVPQEENPDDPADKGKKKKKYKKKPPKPKKPKPGQVHIATALDGTTLFCCPECHMAYPEKDLLEQHLVGHKIERRFICDICGAGLKRKEHLERHKLGHNPERPFVCSVCMKGFKRKEHLNLHFVIHSGEKTEICGECGKGFYRKDHLRKHTRSHITRRAKEQAERAQAILKAGGTPEDVQAELGGSLPNGTTHAQVTIQVGTGGGPNSQIQIPVQIQVPQHTIQLSSTDNDNNQASTVVLPSASESINIMPN, translated from the exons ATGAATTTTGCACCATTTGGGGTACCTCTGTCCGCGGCTCTGCCAGTAGCCACTCAGTTTTCGGCGGGAAAAATCACACAAAGTGTAACAACAGCAAATGGACAAGTTGTTGGCGTTCTACAAG GCGGTGAAAATGGCATCCATTACATCCGCCCCTTGGACGCTAGCGCCTTCGCCCAGGCCCCGAGCAGCCCCACTGGAGGTCAGCAGGGCCAAACTGTTATTACTCTGCCGATAACGATGCCTGGATCAAAGCCAGGAGATCCCCAACAAACTGTACAAATTCAG GTAGTAAATCCCGCCCAAACAAGTGGGGGCAACAGCCCCAAGTACCAGCTCTCTCAAATCCCTATCCAAACGTTCGGTCAAGGTGCCACAGTGCTTACAGTAGCATACAATGGCAATCAAGAAGGGTTGCAAATC CTTGATGGTGGACAAAGCGGTTTAGAAGGGATGACAGTTGTGGCCGCATTGCAACCCCAAGATATTCAGCTATTGCAAGCCCAGATCGAGCACCAACAAACGCAGCAGCAACAGCAGCCACAGCAGGAAGATAAGGATGAGAGCGATAAGAGTGTGGAGGTACCGATGCCTGTGGCCCTCATTAAGACAG AAATGTGCAAAGACGGAGAGATGCCACAACAGACTGAGCCCGAAGCAATCCACGTACCTGCTCAATACCTACAGAACATCAGCAGTTTACAGGAGTACCTTCAAAAG GTGCAGGCCGCTCAAACCCTGCCACTCACTTCTTTACACCAGTTTCTCAAGTTTAACGGCGCTCCAGAGATTAAAAGGGAGTTCACTGAGGACGGCGTGATCGAAACAGTGAGCATCGCCAATCCAGATGACCAT tttaatttgCAGGAACATCTCATTATGAACAGTATCAGTGAAGTACCACAAGAAGAGAACCCGGATGATCCTGCAGACAAGggcaaaaagaagaaaaaatacaagaaaaagcCACCAAAACCGAAAAAACCTAAACCGGGACAG GTACACATAGCCACAGCCCTTGATGGTACCACTCTATTTTGTTGTCCTGAATGTCATATGGCCTATCCAGAAAAGGATTTACTTGAGCAACACCTTGTGGGACACAAAATAGAGAGGAGGTTTATCTGCGACATTTGTGGCGCGGGTCTCAAAAGGAAAGAGCATCTGGAAAGGCATAAATTGGGACACAATCCCGAACGACCGTTCGTTTGCTCCGTATGTATGAAAG GTTTTAAACGTAAAGAGCACCTAAACTTGCACTTTGTCATCCACTCGGgcgaaaaaactgaaatctgTGGGGAGTGCGGAAAAGGTTTCTACCGAAAAGATCATTTGCGAAAGCATACTAGAAGTCACATCACACGGAGAGCGAAA gAACAAGCGGAACGGGCACAAGCCATTTTAAAAGCGGGTGGCACCCCTGAGGATGTGCAGGCCGAATTAGGTGGGTCGTTACCCAATGGAACTACCCATGCACAAGTTACCATTCAAGTCGGAACTGGCGGG
- the LOC136416889 gene encoding zinc finger protein 281-like isoform X4 — protein MNFAPFGVPLSAALPVATQFSAGKITQSVTTANGQVVGVLQGGENGIHYIRPLDASAFAQAPSSPTGGQQGQTVITLPITMPGSKPGDPQQTVQIQVVNPAQTSGGNSPKYQLSQIPIQTFGQGATVLTVAYNGNQEGLQILDGGQSGLEGMTVVAALQPQDIQLLQAQIEHQQTQQQQQPQQEDKDESDKSVEVPMPVALIKTEMCKDGEMPQQTEPEAIHVPAQYLQNISSLQEYLQKEHLIMNSISEVPQEENPDDPADKGKKKKKYKKKPPKPKKPKPGQVHIATALDGTTLFCCPECHMAYPEKDLLEQHLVGHKIERRFICDICGAGLKRKEHLERHKLGHNPERPFVCSVCMKGFKRKEHLNLHFVIHSGEKTEICGECGKGFYRKDHLRKHTRSHITRRAKEQAERAQAILKAGGTPEDVQAELGGSLPNGTTHAQVTIQVGTGGGPNSQIQIPVQIQVPQHTIQLSSTDNDNNQASTVVLPSASESINIMPN, from the exons ATGAATTTTGCACCATTTGGGGTACCTCTGTCCGCGGCTCTGCCAGTAGCCACTCAGTTTTCGGCGGGAAAAATCACACAAAGTGTAACAACAGCAAATGGACAAGTTGTTGGCGTTCTACAAG GCGGTGAAAATGGCATCCATTACATCCGCCCCTTGGACGCTAGCGCCTTCGCCCAGGCCCCGAGCAGCCCCACTGGAGGTCAGCAGGGCCAAACTGTTATTACTCTGCCGATAACGATGCCTGGATCAAAGCCAGGAGATCCCCAACAAACTGTACAAATTCAG GTAGTAAATCCCGCCCAAACAAGTGGGGGCAACAGCCCCAAGTACCAGCTCTCTCAAATCCCTATCCAAACGTTCGGTCAAGGTGCCACAGTGCTTACAGTAGCATACAATGGCAATCAAGAAGGGTTGCAAATC CTTGATGGTGGACAAAGCGGTTTAGAAGGGATGACAGTTGTGGCCGCATTGCAACCCCAAGATATTCAGCTATTGCAAGCCCAGATCGAGCACCAACAAACGCAGCAGCAACAGCAGCCACAGCAGGAAGATAAGGATGAGAGCGATAAGAGTGTGGAGGTACCGATGCCTGTGGCCCTCATTAAGACAG AAATGTGCAAAGACGGAGAGATGCCACAACAGACTGAGCCCGAAGCAATCCACGTACCTGCTCAATACCTACAGAACATCAGCAGTTTACAGGAGTACCTTCAAAAG GAACATCTCATTATGAACAGTATCAGTGAAGTACCACAAGAAGAGAACCCGGATGATCCTGCAGACAAGggcaaaaagaagaaaaaatacaagaaaaagcCACCAAAACCGAAAAAACCTAAACCGGGACAG GTACACATAGCCACAGCCCTTGATGGTACCACTCTATTTTGTTGTCCTGAATGTCATATGGCCTATCCAGAAAAGGATTTACTTGAGCAACACCTTGTGGGACACAAAATAGAGAGGAGGTTTATCTGCGACATTTGTGGCGCGGGTCTCAAAAGGAAAGAGCATCTGGAAAGGCATAAATTGGGACACAATCCCGAACGACCGTTCGTTTGCTCCGTATGTATGAAAG GTTTTAAACGTAAAGAGCACCTAAACTTGCACTTTGTCATCCACTCGGgcgaaaaaactgaaatctgTGGGGAGTGCGGAAAAGGTTTCTACCGAAAAGATCATTTGCGAAAGCATACTAGAAGTCACATCACACGGAGAGCGAAA gAACAAGCGGAACGGGCACAAGCCATTTTAAAAGCGGGTGGCACCCCTGAGGATGTGCAGGCCGAATTAGGTGGGTCGTTACCCAATGGAACTACCCATGCACAAGTTACCATTCAAGTCGGAACTGGCGGG
- the LOC136416889 gene encoding zinc finger protein 281-like isoform X3, translated as MNFAPFGVPLSAALPVATQFSAGKITQSVTTANGQVVGVLQGGENGIHYIRPLDASAFAQAPSSPTGGQQGQTVITLPITMPGSKPGDPQQTVQIQVVNPAQTSGGNSPKYQLSQIPIQTFGQGATVLTVAYNGNQEGLQILDGGQSGLEGMTVVAALQPQDIQLLQAQIEHQQTQQQQQPQQEDKDESDKSVEVPMPVALIKTEMCKDGEMPQQTEPEAIHVPAQYLQNISSLQEYLQKFNLQEHLIMNSISEVPQEENPDDPADKGKKKKKYKKKPPKPKKPKPGQVHIATALDGTTLFCCPECHMAYPEKDLLEQHLVGHKIERRFICDICGAGLKRKEHLERHKLGHNPERPFVCSVCMKGFKRKEHLNLHFVIHSGEKTEICGECGKGFYRKDHLRKHTRSHITRRAKEQAERAQAILKAGGTPEDVQAELGGSLPNGTTHAQVTIQVGTGGGPNSQIQIPVQIQVPQHTIQLSSTDNDNNQASTVVLPSASESINIMPN; from the exons ATGAATTTTGCACCATTTGGGGTACCTCTGTCCGCGGCTCTGCCAGTAGCCACTCAGTTTTCGGCGGGAAAAATCACACAAAGTGTAACAACAGCAAATGGACAAGTTGTTGGCGTTCTACAAG GCGGTGAAAATGGCATCCATTACATCCGCCCCTTGGACGCTAGCGCCTTCGCCCAGGCCCCGAGCAGCCCCACTGGAGGTCAGCAGGGCCAAACTGTTATTACTCTGCCGATAACGATGCCTGGATCAAAGCCAGGAGATCCCCAACAAACTGTACAAATTCAG GTAGTAAATCCCGCCCAAACAAGTGGGGGCAACAGCCCCAAGTACCAGCTCTCTCAAATCCCTATCCAAACGTTCGGTCAAGGTGCCACAGTGCTTACAGTAGCATACAATGGCAATCAAGAAGGGTTGCAAATC CTTGATGGTGGACAAAGCGGTTTAGAAGGGATGACAGTTGTGGCCGCATTGCAACCCCAAGATATTCAGCTATTGCAAGCCCAGATCGAGCACCAACAAACGCAGCAGCAACAGCAGCCACAGCAGGAAGATAAGGATGAGAGCGATAAGAGTGTGGAGGTACCGATGCCTGTGGCCCTCATTAAGACAG AAATGTGCAAAGACGGAGAGATGCCACAACAGACTGAGCCCGAAGCAATCCACGTACCTGCTCAATACCTACAGAACATCAGCAGTTTACAGGAGTACCTTCAAAAG tttaatttgCAGGAACATCTCATTATGAACAGTATCAGTGAAGTACCACAAGAAGAGAACCCGGATGATCCTGCAGACAAGggcaaaaagaagaaaaaatacaagaaaaagcCACCAAAACCGAAAAAACCTAAACCGGGACAG GTACACATAGCCACAGCCCTTGATGGTACCACTCTATTTTGTTGTCCTGAATGTCATATGGCCTATCCAGAAAAGGATTTACTTGAGCAACACCTTGTGGGACACAAAATAGAGAGGAGGTTTATCTGCGACATTTGTGGCGCGGGTCTCAAAAGGAAAGAGCATCTGGAAAGGCATAAATTGGGACACAATCCCGAACGACCGTTCGTTTGCTCCGTATGTATGAAAG GTTTTAAACGTAAAGAGCACCTAAACTTGCACTTTGTCATCCACTCGGgcgaaaaaactgaaatctgTGGGGAGTGCGGAAAAGGTTTCTACCGAAAAGATCATTTGCGAAAGCATACTAGAAGTCACATCACACGGAGAGCGAAA gAACAAGCGGAACGGGCACAAGCCATTTTAAAAGCGGGTGGCACCCCTGAGGATGTGCAGGCCGAATTAGGTGGGTCGTTACCCAATGGAACTACCCATGCACAAGTTACCATTCAAGTCGGAACTGGCGGG
- the LOC136416889 gene encoding uncharacterized protein isoform X2: MNFAPFGVPLSAALPVATQFSAGKITQSVTTANGQVVGVLQGGENGIHYIRPLDASAFAQAPSSPTGGQQGQTVITLPITMPGSKPGDPQQTVQIQVVNPAQTSGGNSPKYQLSQIPIQTFGQGATVLTVAYNGNQEGLQILDGGQSGLEGMTVVAALQPQDIQLLQAQIEHQQTQQQQQPQQEDKDESDKSVEVPMPVALIKTEMCKDGEMPQQTEPEAIHVPAQYLQNISSLQEYLQKVQAAQTLPLTSLHQFLKFNGAPEIKREFTEDGVIETVSIANPDDHEHLIMNSISEVPQEENPDDPADKGKKKKKYKKKPPKPKKPKPGQVHIATALDGTTLFCCPECHMAYPEKDLLEQHLVGHKIERRFICDICGAGLKRKEHLERHKLGHNPERPFVCSVCMKGFKRKEHLNLHFVIHSGEKTEICGECGKGFYRKDHLRKHTRSHITRRAKEQAERAQAILKAGGTPEDVQAELGGSLPNGTTHAQVTIQVGTGGGPNSQIQIPVQIQVPQHTIQLSSTDNDNNQASTVVLPSASESINIMPN; this comes from the exons ATGAATTTTGCACCATTTGGGGTACCTCTGTCCGCGGCTCTGCCAGTAGCCACTCAGTTTTCGGCGGGAAAAATCACACAAAGTGTAACAACAGCAAATGGACAAGTTGTTGGCGTTCTACAAG GCGGTGAAAATGGCATCCATTACATCCGCCCCTTGGACGCTAGCGCCTTCGCCCAGGCCCCGAGCAGCCCCACTGGAGGTCAGCAGGGCCAAACTGTTATTACTCTGCCGATAACGATGCCTGGATCAAAGCCAGGAGATCCCCAACAAACTGTACAAATTCAG GTAGTAAATCCCGCCCAAACAAGTGGGGGCAACAGCCCCAAGTACCAGCTCTCTCAAATCCCTATCCAAACGTTCGGTCAAGGTGCCACAGTGCTTACAGTAGCATACAATGGCAATCAAGAAGGGTTGCAAATC CTTGATGGTGGACAAAGCGGTTTAGAAGGGATGACAGTTGTGGCCGCATTGCAACCCCAAGATATTCAGCTATTGCAAGCCCAGATCGAGCACCAACAAACGCAGCAGCAACAGCAGCCACAGCAGGAAGATAAGGATGAGAGCGATAAGAGTGTGGAGGTACCGATGCCTGTGGCCCTCATTAAGACAG AAATGTGCAAAGACGGAGAGATGCCACAACAGACTGAGCCCGAAGCAATCCACGTACCTGCTCAATACCTACAGAACATCAGCAGTTTACAGGAGTACCTTCAAAAG GTGCAGGCCGCTCAAACCCTGCCACTCACTTCTTTACACCAGTTTCTCAAGTTTAACGGCGCTCCAGAGATTAAAAGGGAGTTCACTGAGGACGGCGTGATCGAAACAGTGAGCATCGCCAATCCAGATGACCAT GAACATCTCATTATGAACAGTATCAGTGAAGTACCACAAGAAGAGAACCCGGATGATCCTGCAGACAAGggcaaaaagaagaaaaaatacaagaaaaagcCACCAAAACCGAAAAAACCTAAACCGGGACAG GTACACATAGCCACAGCCCTTGATGGTACCACTCTATTTTGTTGTCCTGAATGTCATATGGCCTATCCAGAAAAGGATTTACTTGAGCAACACCTTGTGGGACACAAAATAGAGAGGAGGTTTATCTGCGACATTTGTGGCGCGGGTCTCAAAAGGAAAGAGCATCTGGAAAGGCATAAATTGGGACACAATCCCGAACGACCGTTCGTTTGCTCCGTATGTATGAAAG GTTTTAAACGTAAAGAGCACCTAAACTTGCACTTTGTCATCCACTCGGgcgaaaaaactgaaatctgTGGGGAGTGCGGAAAAGGTTTCTACCGAAAAGATCATTTGCGAAAGCATACTAGAAGTCACATCACACGGAGAGCGAAA gAACAAGCGGAACGGGCACAAGCCATTTTAAAAGCGGGTGGCACCCCTGAGGATGTGCAGGCCGAATTAGGTGGGTCGTTACCCAATGGAACTACCCATGCACAAGTTACCATTCAAGTCGGAACTGGCGGG
- the LOC136416879 gene encoding zinc finger CCCH domain-containing protein 13-like, with the protein MNVSNKVPESEEEDELEALRLAALQTLKKSSLGPVSNAPPNSVRDHIIHTNSHRFGSTNEPHGFNRFSSGRGNHFQSSRQVSRNLIPLTPSQPKDVSTLRQPSTGNKSTFPLVQDKHKGQISKPTDSISEKPVSKFDRYKDTDKSDEEDSEDELLKSDSDDEDDCTLKLERSDSLEALMQQLDDEIQGNVKEDSELKVKTKNKKARDGGRVEGNKNLGIEDNVLPSSTETKTEEQKEGQEKEYSKPEKSEIIVSSGSPDSEEIKEKLIKVELYNKKRSLSPSQRKNYRNFKRGRGANFTRQPPQIPPFIPANGPPIFHPNIPPPIFNNTPFQLSNSITPIPPFYEKTLPPLLINAETLQTQTMAPLSPRSARFVLENRAIIEKRKRSPRRSYSRSPSPRERSLTPRRRSLSPSPIKRAGSPIRRRSNSPLRKRSPSPLRKRSRSPRKRSISPRRRSLSPKRRNFSPKQRPLSPRLRNFSPKRRSPSPSRRSQSPRRRDRKDPPEVLKNKPSVRDRLGLRQSKPEETDTKTKSNSSPLRDEKPLDPILEARKKKFESKEINVKEGIIRLKPKDEPKLEIDKCELDSQVEITTAVEPHILKTEEKLEQPKQETIDDFLTEESVLEDELYLDAHLDLFSDGSFSENDYKVKEKPDLNPLNEPRERKSRHGTVKTRSEKERRRSSRDRQLAERKSPVGKSKSSPKGEKSASKRLRVKAERHPKKFERKIEIKIKNPAKYEKTSDSEGGKEAEVGNSARKVKLGLGGKLKNLEDDDDTEIMVESDEVENDANDEGDLRAQLSKKRAEKLHKTKSSPGVTSRLLQNALENALPIKKSKKSKSKELSSCGERKLPIRLRLGIACDSDVFTKTKRKSKKRKSNDSEHQV; encoded by the exons ATGAACGTATCAAATAAG GTACCCGAATCTGAGGAAGAAGATGAGCTGGAGGCTCTACGTTTAGCTGCCTTGCAGACATTAAAAAAGAGTTCTTTAGGCCCTGTAAGCAATGCGCCCCCAAATAGTGTTAGGGATCATATTATCCATACAAACAGCCATAGATTTGGTTCAACAAATGAACCTCATGGGTTTAATAGATTTTCTTCTGGCAGAGGT AACCATTTTCAAAGCAGCAGACAAGTGTCCAGAAATCTTATACCTCTAACTCCATCTCAACCTAAAGATGTATCCACCTTAAGGCAACCAAGTACTGGCAACAAGTCAACATTTCCCTTAGTTCAGGACAAACATAAGGGTCAAATATCAAAGCCTACAGACTCAATATCTGAGAAACCGGTTAGTAAGTTTGACCGATATAAAGACACTGATAAATCAGATGAAGAAGATTCAGAAGATGAATTGTTGAAGTCTGATAGTGACGATGAGGACGATTGTACCTTGAAACTGGAGAGATCGGACAGCCTTGAAGCATTGATGCAACAATTGGATGATGAAATACAGGGAAATGTTAAGGAGGATTCAGAACTCAAagtaaagacaaaaaataaaaaggcaAGGGATGGTGGGAGAGTGGAAGGGAATAAAAACCTGGGTATTGAAGATAATGTTCTGCCTTCATCTACTGAAACTAAAACTGAGGAGCAAAAGGAGGGCCAAGAAAAAGAATACAGTAAACctgaaaaaagtgaaattattgTATCAAGTGGGAGCCCAGATTCTGAAGAAATAAAGGAGAAGTTGATTAAAGTTGAACTATACAACAAAAAAAGGTCTCTTTCTCCTTCACAAAGGAAAAACTACCGGAACTTCAAGCGCGGTAGGGGAGCAAATTTCACAAGGCAACCACCTCAAATACCCCCATTTATTCCTGCAAACGGCCCTCCGATTTTTCACCCAAATATTCCTCCTCCCATATTCAACAACACTCCATTTCAACTTAGCAACTCTATAACTCCAATTCCaccattttatgaaaaaacgcTTCCTCCATTATTAATCAATGCTGAAACTCTGCAAACCCAAACTATGGCTCCTTTATCGCCAAGGAGTGCCAGGTTTGTTCTGGAAAACCGCGCCATAATTGAGAAAAGGAAGAGATCACCGAGAAGGTCATATTCCAGAAGCCCTTCACCTAGGGAGAGATCTTTAACTCCAAGAAGGAGGTCTTTGTCCCCATCTCCTATCAAAAGGGCGGGCTCACCCATAAGGAGAAGGTCGAATTCTCCATTGAGGAAACGGTCGCCGTCTCCATTGAGAAAACGCTCGAGATCGCCAAGAAAAAGGTCGATAAGTCCGAGACGGAGGTCATTGAGTCCGAAGAGGAGGAATTTTAGCCCGAAACAAAGACCGTTGAGCCCCAGGTTGAGGAATTTCAGTCCGAAACGCAGGTCGCCTAGTCCTAGTCGGAGATCACAGTCGCCGCGAAGAAGAGACAGAAAAG aCCCTCCTGAAGTTCTCAAGAACAAACCAAGTGTGCGTGACCGCCTGGGCCTTAGACAGTCTAAACCTGAGGAAACTGACACAAAAACCAAATCCAACTCTAGTCCTCTAAGAGATGAAAAACCATTAGATCCTATATTAGAAGCCCGAAAAAAGAAGTTTGAATCCAAGGAAATCAATGTTAAAGAAGGCATTATTAGGCTGAAGCCCAAAGATGAACCAAAGCTTGAAATAGATAAATGCGAGCTTGATTCTCAAGTAGAGATTACAACCGCAGTGGAACCTCATATTCTCAAAACTGAAGAGAAACTCGAGCAACCAAAACAAGAGACGATAGATGATTTTTTGACTGAAGAATCCGTTTTAGAAGACGAGTTGTATTTGGACGCTCACTTAGATCTGTTTTCTGACGGATCCTTCAGTGAGAATGATTATAAAGTTAAAGAGAAGCCTGATTTAAATCCTTTAAATGAGCCGAGAGAGAGGAAAAGTCGGCACGGTACCGTTAAAACGCGAAGTGAAAAGGAGCGTCGCAGAAGCTCACGTGATCGCCAATTGGCTGAGCGTAAATCACCAGTTGGGAAGTCCAAATCGTCACCAAAAGGGGAAAAATCAGCGTCTAAAAGACTAAGAGTAAAGGCTGAACGACACCCCAAGAAGTTCGAACGGAAAATTGagatcaaaattaaaaatccagCCAAGTACGAGAAGACTAGTGATTCAGAGGGGGGTAAAGAAGCGGAGGTGGGGAATTCTGCCAGGAAAGTAAAATTGGGGCTTggaggaaaattgaaaaatttggaaGACGATGATGATACGGAAATTATGGTGGAGAGCGATGAAGTGGAAAATGATGCTAATGATGAAG GTGATTTACGCGCTCAATTAAGTAAAAAGAGAGCCGAGAAGCTGCACAAAACAAAGTCGTCTCCAGGTGTCACCTCCAGACTATTGCAGAACGCCCTAGAAAACGCCCTACCGATcaagaaatccaaaaaatcgaaatctAAAGAATTATCAAGCTGTG gagAGCGTAAGCTGCCGATCCGTCTAAGGCTGGGTATAGCGTGCGATTCCGACGTGTTCACCAAGACTAAAAGGAAGTCTAAGAAACGGAAAAGTAATGATAGCGAACACCAG GTGTAA
- the LOC136416916 gene encoding uncharacterized protein — translation MKIPFYTVIGPILRKNKLCINYLCVHPAMTFSPVYVGALGVLGVVLNAFDIYRIIKCGPVLPGYLWKERLRKGKIIAPEAERDCKLISLVLSLEYYLFLVLGLVTNNPIFYMPFLALYALIISLEFLIFIARIFVDGFNLQKKTLIMTIFMMYNWLSVACTFARLMSYCDM, via the exons atgaaaataccCTTTTATACGGTAATAGGACCTATACTTCGGAAAAACAAGCTGTGTATCAATTATCTTTGTGTCCATCCGGCAATGACTTTCTCCCCAGTTTACGTTGGAGCATTAGGTGTTTTGGGAGTG GTATTAAACGCTTTTGATATCTATAGGATAATAAAATGCGGCCCAGTTTTGCCAGGCTACCTTTGGAAGGAACGCCTGAGAAAGGGAAAAATTATAGCTCCAGAGGCAGAAAGGGATTGCAAACTTATATCCTTGgttctatctctggaatatTACCTTTTTCTAGTCCTGGGTTTAGTTACA aACAACCCCATCTTTTACATGCCATTTCTAGCACTATATGCCTTAATCATTTCACTGGaattcttaatatttattgctaGAATATTTGTGGATGGCttcaatttgcaaaaaaagacACTGATAATGACAATATTTATGATGTATAATTGGTTGTCTGTAGCATGTACTTTTGCCAGGTTGATGTCCTATTGTGATATGTAA
- the Tsen34 gene encoding uncharacterized protein Tsen34, whose protein sequence is MIKLTFINGNVFVFDLDDWSTLRSVHRIMGHIIGNTNFIPSLPSKLLPEEVLLLLDKELAEVVECQSTEIEDSKSVEAFENALMQGQQHEYKEMRKAQLETLIDKIVEMRRKLGDHRTKAEIFNEELNKSSNITKENMLWPIFLKDTNPKTLTFIPKEHIASLTNNLRIIVYRDLWDRGYYITSGEKFGGNFLVYLGDPIIHHAIFIVKCIESERTFTPTELVAFGRLGVSVKKQAVLASVKDGCVSYIAINWINA, encoded by the coding sequence atgataaaattaacattcatTAACGGCAATGTATTCGTCTTCGATTTAGATGATTGGTCAACACTCAGATCAGTACATCGAATAATGGGGCACATTATAGGAAACACAAACTTTATTCCTTCATTACCTTCTAAATTACTTCCCGAAGAAGTTCTTCTGCTGCTTGACAAAGAATTAGCAGAAGTTGTTGAGTGCCAGAGCACTGAAATTGAAGATTCCAAATCTGTCGAGGCATTTGAAAATGCCTTAATGCAGGGGCAGCAACACGAATATAAAGAAATGCGCAAGGCTCAACTAGAAACTTTGATAGACAAAATCGTGGaaatgagaagaaaattaGGCGATCATAGAACTAAggcagaaatttttaatgaagaacTTAATAAATCCTCAAATATCACCAAAGAAAATATGCTATGgccaatttttttgaaagataCAAATCCCAAAACTTTGACTTTCATTCCTAAAGAGCATATAGCTTCTCttacaaataatttaaggATTATAGTGTATCGCGATTTGTGGGATAGAGGTTATTACATTACAAGTGGTGAGAAATTTGGTGGCAACTTTTTAGTGTATTTGGGTGACCCCATAATTCATCATGCAATATTCATAGTTAAGTGTATAGAGTCGGAGAGGACGTTTACACCCACAGAATTAGTTGCTTTTGGTAGGTTAGGAGTCTCAGTGAAAAAACAGGCAGTATTAGCTTCAGTCAAAGACGGATGTGTTTCTTATATAGCAATAAATTGGATTAATGcctga